From the genome of Saccopteryx bilineata isolate mSacBil1 chromosome 6, mSacBil1_pri_phased_curated, whole genome shotgun sequence, one region includes:
- the APOH gene encoding beta-2-glycoprotein 1, translating to MISPGLILVSSFLCHVAMAGRTCPRPEHLPFATVTPLQTSYEPGEEITYSCQPGYVSRGGMRRFICPLSGLWPINTLKCIPKVCPFAGILENGAVRYTTFEYPNTISFACNPGFYLNGAKSSRCTEEGKWSPDLPVCTRISCLPPPTPKFAVLSGNESLARTSFFYGDKVIFKCLPHFAMFGNDTVTCTEHGNWTALPECREVKCPFPSRPDNGFVNHPAKEALFYKDKATYGCHDTYVLDGPEEVECNKFGNWSAQPSCKASCKISVKKATVIFEGERVKIQEKFKNGLLHGQKVSFFCKNKEKKCSYTEDAQCIDGTFEVPKCFKEHHSLAFWKTDASEVQSC from the exons ATGATCTCTCCAGGACTCATCTTGGTCTCGAGCTTTCTCTGCCATGTGGCTATGGCAGGACGGA CCTGTCCCAGACCGGAGCATTTACCATTTGCCACAGTAACTCCCTTGCAAACATCCTATGAGCCAGGGGAGGAGATAACGTACTCTTGCCAGCCGGGCTACGTATCCCGGGGAGGGATGAGACGGTTCATCTGCCCTCTGTCTGGACTCTGGCCCATCAACACGCTGAAATGTATAC CCAAAGTATGTCCTTTTGCTGGAATCTTAGAAAATGGAGCTGTACGCTATACAACTTTTGAATATCCCAACACGATCAGTTTTGCTTGTAACCCAGG GTTTTATCTGAATGGAGCTAAATCGTCTAGATGCACTGAAGAAGGAAAATGGAGTCCGGACCTTCCTGTCTGTACTC GTATAAGCTGCCTTCCACCACCCACACCTAAATTTGCAGTACTCAGTGGTAATGAGTCATTGGCTAGAACCAGTTTCTTCTATGGTGACAAGGTCATCTTTAAATGCTTGCCACATTTCGCCATGTTTGGAAATGATACTGTTACCTGCACGGAACATGGGAACTGGACTGCATTACCAGAATGCAGGG AAGTAAAATGCCCATTCCCATCAAGGCCAGACAATGGATTTGTGAACCATCCCGCAAAAGAAGCACTCTTCTACAAGGATAAAGCCACGTACGGTTGCCATGATACATATGTCTTGGAtggcccagaagaagtagaatgTAACAAATTTGGAAACTGGTCTGCACAGCCAAGTTGTAAAG CATCCTGTAAAATATCTGTTAAAAAAGCTACTGTGATATTTGAAGGAGAGAGAGTAAAGATCCAAGAGAAATTTAAGAATGGACTTCTGCATGGTCAAAAAGTTTCTTTCTTCtgcaaaaataaggaaaagaaatgtaGTTATACAGAGGATGCTCAGTGCATAGATGGCACCTTTGAAGTCCCCAAATGCTTCAAGG AGCACCATTCTCTCGCTTTCTGGAAAACTGACGCATCAGAAGTACAGTCATGCTAA